In one Triticum aestivum cultivar Chinese Spring unplaced genomic scaffold, IWGSC CS RefSeq v2.1 scaffold193048, whole genome shotgun sequence genomic region, the following are encoded:
- the LOC123176575 gene encoding probable polyamine transporter At3g13620, with the protein MTREIAMTKQPPQTHTQEQQDEHPQLHGTIMSSESHHQPKRKITLIPLVFLIYFEVAGGPYGSEQAVRAAGPLFTLLGFLIFPLAWGVPESLVTAELAAAFPGNGGFVLWAEHAFGPLAGSLLGTWKYLSITINIAAYPALVVDYLGGVAPAIAEPGRARTGAVIGMTLLLSLLNYAGLSVVGWGAMVLGVVSLAPFGLMTAMAVPKLRPRRWASQVEGRKKDWRLFFNTLFWNLNYWDSASTMAGEVERPGRTFPRALAAAVVLIAVSYLLPLMAAIGTTDASPDAWVNGYLADAAGTYKGL; encoded by the coding sequence ATGACACGAGAAATCGCAATGACCAAACAACCACCACAGACACATACTCAGGAACAACAGGATGAACATCCACAACTACATGGCACCATCATGTCATCCGAGTCCCACCACCAGCCCAAGCGCAAGATCACCCTGATTCCGCTCGTCTTCCTGATCTACTTCGAGGTGGCAGGCGGCCCATACGGCTCCGAGCAGGCGGTCCGCGCGGCGGGGCCGCTCTTCACTCTGCTTGGCTTCCTCATCTTCCCCCTGGCGTGGGGTGTCCCGGAGTCGCTCGTCACCGCCGAGCTCGCTGCTGCCTTCCCAGGCAACGGCGGCTTCGTCCTGTGGGCGGAACACGCCTTCGGCCCGCTCGCAGGTTCCCTCCTTGGCACGTGGAAGTACCTCAGCATCACCATCAACATCGCCGCCTACCCGGCCCTCGTCGTCGACTACCTCGGCGGCGTGGCCCCCGCGATCGCGGAGCCCGGCAGGGCGCGCACGGGCGCGGTGATCGGCATGACGCTACTCCTCTCCTTGCTGAACTACGCCGGCCTGAGCGTCGTCGGGTGGGGCGCCATGGTGCTCGGGGTAGTGTCGCTGGCCCCGTTCGGGCTGATGACAGCCATGGCGGTGCCCAAGTTACGGCCGCGCCGGTGGGCATcgcaggtggaggggaggaagaaggACTGGAGGCTCTTCTTCAACACCTTGTTCTGGAACCTCAACTACTGGGACAGCGCGAGCACCATGGCCGGCGAGGTAGAGCGGCCAGGGCGGACGTTcccgcgggccctggcggcggcggTCGTTCTCATCGCCGTCAGCTACCTGTTGCCGCTCATGGCCGCGATCGGCACCACGGACGCATCACCGGATGCGTGGGTGAACGGCTACCTGGCAGATGCCGCAGGTACGTACAAAGGCTTATGA